In Toxotes jaculatrix isolate fToxJac2 chromosome 12, fToxJac2.pri, whole genome shotgun sequence, the following are encoded in one genomic region:
- the slc6a7 gene encoding sodium-dependent proline transporter, protein MQDESGKAAPGGPDVTTANTAQNSVHSNGHTITQNGHNPAATPVSQSQFESRSQSPAPTPTPIVPREQWGGKYEFLLSCIGYCVGLGNVWRFPYLCYRNGGGVFLIPYFIMLFVTGVPLFLMELSLGQYGAAGPITVWKCCPLLKGIGIGMLCVSTLVCLYYNVIIAWTFYYLGSSFQSPLPWSCDAVANAALCGNGTVGNSSTGKVLSPTEIFWNERVLGVVHSKGLHDPGPVRWPLALCLLAAWIIIFLCMLKGIRSSGKVVYVTATFPYFVLIVLIIRGATLEGSLQGVAFYLTPDWGRLANAQVWNDAASQIFYSLGIGVGGLLSMASYNKFDNNVIRDTLIITTGNCSTSFFAGFAIFSILGHMAWRKGVPVGQVADTGPGLAFVAYPEALALLPGSVFWSILFFLMLFMLGIDTLFGNMEGITTAVLDEFPQLRRNTLHKSLFLGALCFSFFLMGLLLVTDGGIYWFTLIDSFSTSFGLIIITLFMCIGISFFYGVKQFCQDIIDMICHCPPWCSKVLLYFKACWVFFTPCLLLLILTHIFIEMYNTSLHYGSYVYPRWGKALGVCMGATCCLQILIWAIVAICRETGTLKDRFQKAIRPLNSWRVNNLNSTGRVEERVEPERVEAPFTVTLTDMDFTAMTWEVGRQA, encoded by the exons ATGCAGGACGAAAGCGGCAAAGCAGCACCCGGGGGCCCCGATGTaaccacagcaaacacagcgCAG AATTCAGTACATTCGAATGGACATACCATCACTCAAAATGGCCACAACCCAGCAGCTACCCctgtgtcacagtcacagtttgaATCAAGATCCCAGAGTCCTGCACCCACTCCAACTCCGATTGTCCCGAGGGAGCAGTGGGGAGGGAAGTACGAGTTCCTGCTTTCCTGTATCGGATACTGCGTGGGACTGGGTAACGTGTGGCGGTTCCCCTACCTTTGTTACCGCAATGGAGGAG GTGTGTTTCTCATCCCCTACTTCATTATGCTCTTTGTTACGGGTGTTCCGCTCTTTCTCATGGAGCTGAGTTTAGGCCAGTATGGAGCGGCTGGCCCCATCACTGTGTGGAAGTGCTGCCCTCTGCTCAAAG GTATTGGCATTgggatgctgtgtgtgtccacgCTGGTGTGTCTCTACTATAACGTCATTATAGCGTGGACGTTTTATTACCTGGGCAGCTCGTTCCAGAGCCCTCTGCCCTGGTCCTGTGACGCTGTAGCCAATGCAGCTCTGTGTGGTAATGGCACTGTTGGCAATAGCTCCACTGGTAAAGTCCTCAGCCCCACAGAAATTTTCTGGAA TGAGCGTGTGCTGGGTGTAGTACACAGTAAGGGCCTTCATGACCCGGGCCCCGTTCGTTGGCCCCTGGCCCTGTGCCTCCTGGCTGCCTGGATCATCATCTTCCTGTGTATGCTCAAGGGCATCCGCAGCTCTGGCAAG GTGGTTTATGTAACAGCCACCTTCCCGTACTTTGTGCTCATTGTCCTGATCATCAGAGGTGCTACACTGGAGGGCTCTCTTCAGGGTGTTGCTTTCTACCTCACACCAGACTGGGGCCGATTAGCTAATGCACAG GTATGGAATGACGCAGCATCACAGATCTTCTACTCCTTAGGTATTGGAGTTGGAGGGCTGCTTTCCATGGCCTCTTACAATAAGTTTGACAACAACGTCATCAG GGACACTCTGATTATCACCACAGGAAACTGCAGCACCAGCTTCTTTGCAGGATTTGCTATTTTCTCAATCCTGGGTCACATGGCCTGGAGGAAGGGCGTGCCTGTTGGACAGGTGGCAGATACAG gCCCTGGGTTGGCCTTTGTTGCTTACCCAGAAGCCCTTGCTCTGCTGCCAGGCTCAGTGTTCTGGTCCATTCTGTTCTTCCTTATGCTCTTTATGCTGGGAATTGATACACTG TTTGGCAACATGGAAGGCATCACCACCGCCGTGCTGGACGAGTTTCCGCAGCTCAGAAGGAACACGCTGCACAAGTCCTTGTTCTTGGGAGCgctgtgtttttccttcttcttgATGGGTCTCCTGTTAGTAACTGAC GGAGGGATTTACTGGTTCACTCTCATTGACTCCTTCAGCACTAGTTTCggcctcatcatcatcaccctcTTCATGTGCATTGGCATCTCCTTCTTCTATG GTGTCAAGCAGTTTTGTCAAGACATTATTGATATGATCTGCCACTGCCCTCCCTGGTGCAGCAAAGTGTTGCTTTACTTCAAAGCATGCTGGGTTTTCTTCACTCCGTGTCTCCTGCTG CTCATCCTGACGCACATCTTTATTGAGATGTACAACACATCGCTCCACTACGGGTCCTATGTGTACCCGCGGTGGGGTAAGGCGCTGGGCGTGTGCATGGGTGCGACCTGCTGTCTACAGATCCTCATCTGGGCCATTGTGGCCATCTGCAGGGAAACTGGAACACTGAAAGAC CGTTTCCAGAAAGCGATTCGACCTCTGAATTCCTGGAGAGTGAACAACTTGAACAGCACCGGGAGAGTCGAGGAGCGAGTGGAGCCTGAGCGAGTGGAGGCTCCGttcactgtcacactcacagacatggACTTTACTGCCATGACGTGGGAGGTGGGAAGGCAGGCGTGA